A genomic stretch from Paraburkholderia dioscoreae includes:
- a CDS encoding NfeD family protein, with product MSTYPRLPFRQSGSRMSLIRGDVVGRLMRGITVLGVLLAFGFASCESTGLDVPLRAAVAPSSVVVIPVNGAISPASADFIVRSLQRAADERAQLAVLQLDTPGGLDTSMRQIIKAILASPVPVATFIAPSGARAASAGTYIVYASHIAAMAPGTNLGAATPIQMGIGGAEPPAGGGAPGLPGIGGGGGGGGGSAGPAKPSASAASASTGSASALPLDTQSTEMRKQVHDAAAYIRGLAQMRGRNADWAERAVREAVSLSAADALAQHVVDLNARDVPDLLRQLDGRTVVTSAGNVTLNTANVPVVTLEADWRSHFLAVITDPNVALILLMIGMYGLFFEFANPGFVLPGVVGAISLLLGLFAMQMMPINYVGLGLIFLGIAFLIGEAFLPTFGSLGFGGVVAFVIGALMLIDTDVPGYGIPLPMIAAVAVFSVLFVLGVSRLALRARRQPVVTGSEALIGSVGVVLDGGLLPENATSDATADGALAGWARVHGERWRVSSMAPVAAGHAVRVTARRGLTLTVVPAEARQQGESS from the coding sequence ATGAGCACGTATCCGCGTCTCCCGTTCCGGCAGTCTGGCTCGCGCATGTCGCTTATCCGTGGCGATGTCGTGGGCCGGTTGATGCGCGGCATCACCGTGCTCGGCGTGCTTTTGGCGTTCGGCTTCGCGTCGTGCGAATCGACTGGGCTCGATGTCCCGCTTCGCGCCGCCGTCGCGCCCAGCAGCGTGGTGGTCATTCCGGTGAATGGCGCAATCAGTCCGGCGAGTGCCGACTTCATCGTGCGCAGTCTTCAGCGTGCCGCCGACGAGCGTGCCCAACTCGCCGTGCTGCAACTCGACACGCCGGGCGGACTCGATACGTCGATGCGGCAGATCATCAAGGCGATTCTCGCCTCGCCCGTGCCGGTCGCCACCTTCATCGCCCCGAGCGGCGCGCGCGCGGCAAGCGCCGGCACTTATATCGTTTATGCGAGCCACATCGCGGCGATGGCGCCGGGCACCAATCTCGGCGCGGCAACGCCGATCCAGATGGGCATCGGCGGCGCCGAGCCGCCGGCGGGCGGCGGCGCGCCGGGCTTGCCGGGTATTGGTGGCGGTGGCGGTGGTGGCGGTGGCAGCGCCGGCCCGGCCAAGCCCTCGGCCTCAGCCGCCTCGGCGTCTACCGGTTCCGCCAGCGCGTTGCCGCTCGACACTCAATCGACCGAAATGCGCAAGCAGGTCCACGACGCGGCCGCCTATATCCGCGGCCTCGCGCAGATGCGCGGGCGCAATGCCGACTGGGCCGAGCGCGCGGTGCGCGAAGCCGTGAGCCTGTCGGCGGCGGACGCGCTCGCGCAGCACGTCGTCGATCTGAATGCGCGCGACGTGCCCGATCTGCTGCGCCAGCTGGACGGCCGCACGGTCGTCACGAGCGCCGGCAACGTCACCCTCAACACCGCCAACGTGCCCGTCGTCACGCTCGAAGCCGACTGGCGCAGCCATTTCCTCGCGGTGATCACCGATCCCAACGTCGCGCTGATTTTACTGATGATCGGCATGTACGGCCTGTTCTTCGAATTCGCCAATCCGGGCTTCGTGCTGCCCGGCGTGGTCGGCGCGATCAGCCTGCTGCTCGGACTCTTCGCCATGCAGATGATGCCCATCAACTACGTCGGCCTCGGCCTGATCTTTCTCGGCATTGCGTTTCTGATCGGCGAGGCGTTTCTGCCGACCTTCGGCTCGCTCGGCTTCGGCGGCGTGGTCGCGTTCGTGATCGGCGCGCTGATGCTGATCGACACCGACGTGCCCGGCTACGGCATCCCCCTGCCGATGATCGCCGCCGTGGCCGTCTTCAGCGTGCTGTTCGTGCTCGGCGTGTCGAGACTCGCGCTGCGCGCGCGGCGCCAGCCGGTGGTAACGGGCTCGGAAGCGCTGATCGGCAGTGTCGGCGTGGTGCTCGACGGCGGCCTGCTGCCCGAGAACGCCACCTCTGACGCCACGGCAGACGGCGCGCTGGCCGG
- a CDS encoding acyl-CoA dehydrogenase: MDSFYTDEQRMIRDAARDFATERLAPYAGQWDRDAQLPAEVVTQMGELGFLGMIVPAEWGGSYTDYVAYALALEEIAAGCASCATLMSVHNSVGCGPILNFGSDAQKDRYLHDLATGRSIGAFCLTEPQAGSEANNLRTRAVLRDGKWILNGSKQFVTNGARANVAIVFAVTDPDRGKRGLSAFIVPTDTPGFNVGKPEHKLGIRASDTCPISLDDCAVPEANLLGEPGEGLRIALSNLEGGRIGIAAQALGIARAAFDAARLYANERIQFGKALKEHQTIANMLADMATRLNAARLLVHHAARLRTEGKPCLSEASQAKLFASELAEEICSNAIQIHGGYGYLEDYAVERHYRDARITQIYEGTSEVQRMVIARHV, from the coding sequence ATGGACAGCTTCTACACCGACGAACAACGGATGATCCGCGACGCCGCGCGCGACTTTGCCACCGAGCGGCTTGCGCCCTACGCGGGTCAGTGGGACCGCGACGCGCAACTGCCCGCCGAGGTCGTCACGCAAATGGGCGAACTCGGTTTTCTCGGCATGATCGTGCCGGCGGAGTGGGGCGGCTCCTATACGGACTACGTGGCCTATGCGCTCGCGCTCGAAGAGATCGCCGCGGGCTGCGCCTCCTGCGCCACGCTGATGAGCGTGCATAACTCGGTCGGCTGCGGGCCGATCCTCAACTTCGGCAGCGACGCGCAAAAAGACCGCTATCTGCACGACCTCGCAACCGGCCGCAGCATCGGCGCGTTCTGCCTGACCGAGCCGCAGGCAGGCTCCGAGGCGAACAATCTGCGCACCCGTGCCGTGCTGCGCGACGGCAAGTGGATTCTCAACGGCAGCAAGCAGTTCGTGACCAACGGCGCTCGCGCCAATGTCGCGATCGTGTTCGCCGTCACCGATCCCGATCGCGGCAAGCGCGGTCTGTCGGCCTTCATCGTGCCTACCGATACGCCGGGCTTCAACGTCGGCAAGCCGGAACACAAGCTCGGCATTCGCGCGTCCGACACCTGCCCGATCTCGCTCGACGACTGCGCCGTGCCCGAAGCCAACCTGCTCGGCGAGCCGGGCGAGGGCTTGCGCATCGCGCTGTCGAATCTCGAAGGCGGCCGCATCGGCATTGCCGCGCAGGCGCTCGGCATTGCGCGGGCCGCGTTCGATGCCGCGCGGCTCTATGCGAACGAACGCATTCAGTTCGGCAAGGCGTTGAAGGAGCATCAGACCATCGCCAACATGCTCGCCGACATGGCCACGCGCCTGAACGCCGCGCGCCTGCTCGTGCATCACGCGGCGCGGCTGCGCACGGAAGGCAAGCCGTGTTTGTCGGAGGCTTCGCAGGCGAAGCTGTTCGCCTCGGAGCTGGCCGAGGAAATCTGCTCGAACGCGATTCAGATTCACGGCGGCTATGGCTACCTGGAAGACTACGCGGTGGAGCGCCACTACCGCGATGCGCGCATCACGCAGATTTACGAAGGAACCAGCGAGGTGCAACGCATGGTGATCGCGCGCCATGTGTAA
- a CDS encoding AraC family transcriptional regulator, with translation MKNDKGTISVSMVEEALALARSRGLDALPLAEAAGIAAPMLASPKSRVSSAQYGALWAAIARALDDEFFGQDSHRMKSGSFIAMTQTALTARNGAQALARAIGFMRLVLDDLGVQIETDTQHVRLRFEENPNAPPPAMFAYATYFILVYGLLCWLVGRRIPLLEACFRCAEPPAAHEYRLMFCDHMSFDQAESYVDLAPVFLDLPVVQTTKSVKPFLRDAPGSFIVKYRNPGSLAARVRKMLRALPMAGWPAADQMAERLHVAEATMRRRLKQEGYTYQSIKDDLRRDIAIGELQDTDRTIADIATSVGFAEPSAFHRAFRKWTGMRPTDYRPARADFTRRAESD, from the coding sequence ATGAAGAACGATAAAGGCACGATTTCCGTCAGCATGGTCGAGGAAGCGCTCGCACTGGCGCGCTCGCGCGGCCTCGACGCGCTGCCGCTCGCCGAAGCCGCCGGCATCGCGGCGCCAATGCTGGCGTCGCCGAAAAGCCGGGTGTCGTCGGCGCAATACGGCGCGCTGTGGGCCGCGATTGCGCGCGCGCTGGACGACGAGTTCTTCGGCCAGGATTCGCATCGCATGAAAAGCGGCAGCTTCATCGCCATGACGCAAACCGCGCTGACCGCGCGCAACGGCGCGCAGGCGCTGGCGCGCGCGATCGGTTTCATGCGGCTCGTGCTGGACGATCTCGGCGTGCAGATCGAAACGGACACGCAGCACGTAAGGCTGCGCTTCGAGGAAAACCCCAACGCGCCGCCGCCGGCCATGTTTGCGTATGCAACCTACTTCATCCTCGTGTACGGGCTGTTGTGCTGGCTGGTCGGGCGGCGCATTCCGTTGCTCGAAGCGTGCTTTCGCTGCGCCGAGCCGCCCGCCGCGCACGAATACCGCCTGATGTTCTGCGATCACATGAGCTTCGACCAGGCCGAGTCGTACGTCGATCTCGCACCGGTGTTTCTCGACCTCCCCGTGGTCCAGACCACGAAGTCGGTCAAGCCCTTCCTGCGCGACGCGCCCGGCAGCTTCATCGTCAAGTACCGCAATCCCGGCTCGCTCGCCGCGCGTGTACGCAAGATGCTGCGCGCCCTGCCGATGGCCGGCTGGCCCGCCGCCGATCAGATGGCCGAACGGCTGCACGTGGCCGAGGCAACCATGCGGCGGCGTTTGAAACAGGAAGGCTATACGTACCAGTCGATCAAGGACGACCTGCGGCGCGACATCGCGATCGGCGAACTGCAGGACACCGACCGCACCATTGCCGACATCGCCACCTCAGTGGGGTTTGCCGAACCGAGTGCGTTTCATCGCGCGTTTCGCAAATGGACCGGCATGCGGCCGACCGACTACCGGCCGGCGCGCGCGGATTTCACGCGCCGGGCGGAATCGGACTAA
- a CDS encoding CoA-acylating methylmalonate-semialdehyde dehydrogenase, whose translation MSATAAIATVKLLINGEFVESKTTEWRDIVNPATQEVLARVPFATADEVNEAIRSAHTAFKTWKDTPIGARMRIMLKYQALIREHMPRIAKTLSAEQGKTIPDAEGDIFRGLEVVEHACSIGTLQQGEFAENVAGGVDTYTLRQPIGVCAGITPFNFPAMIPLWMFPMAIVCGNTFVLKPSEQDPLSTMQLVELALEAGVPKGVLNVVHGGKDVVDALCTHELVKAISFVGSTAVGTHVYRLGSEHGKRVQSMMGAKNHAVVLPDANREQTLNALAGAGFGAAGQRCMATSVVVLVGAAQQWLPELVVKAKTLKVNAGNEPGTDIGPVVSRAAKQRILGLIETGVKEGATLALDGRDVKVPGYEQGNFIGPTVFTDVTTEMEIYRQEIFGPVLLVLSVATLDDAIELVNRNPFGNGVGLFTQSGAAARKFQSEIDIGQVGINIPIPVPVPFFSFTGSRGSKLGDLGPYGKQVVQFYTQTKTVTARWFDDDTVNDGVNTTISLR comes from the coding sequence ATGAGCGCAACTGCGGCCATTGCCACTGTCAAACTGTTGATCAACGGCGAATTCGTCGAATCGAAGACTACCGAATGGCGCGATATCGTCAACCCCGCCACGCAGGAGGTCCTGGCGCGCGTACCGTTCGCCACCGCCGATGAGGTAAACGAAGCGATCCGTTCCGCGCACACCGCCTTCAAGACCTGGAAGGACACACCGATCGGCGCGCGCATGCGCATCATGCTGAAGTACCAGGCGTTGATTCGCGAGCATATGCCGCGGATCGCGAAGACCTTGAGTGCCGAGCAGGGCAAGACGATTCCCGACGCCGAAGGCGATATCTTCCGCGGCCTCGAAGTGGTCGAACATGCGTGTTCGATCGGCACGCTGCAGCAGGGCGAATTCGCCGAGAACGTGGCGGGCGGCGTGGACACGTACACGTTGCGTCAGCCGATCGGCGTGTGCGCCGGCATCACGCCGTTCAATTTCCCGGCGATGATCCCGCTGTGGATGTTCCCGATGGCGATCGTGTGCGGCAATACGTTCGTGCTCAAGCCTTCCGAGCAGGATCCGCTTTCGACCATGCAACTGGTCGAACTCGCGCTCGAAGCCGGTGTGCCCAAGGGCGTGCTGAACGTGGTGCACGGCGGCAAGGACGTGGTGGACGCGCTGTGCACGCACGAACTCGTCAAGGCCATTTCGTTCGTCGGCTCGACGGCGGTCGGCACGCATGTGTATCGCCTCGGCAGCGAACACGGCAAGCGCGTGCAATCGATGATGGGCGCGAAGAATCACGCGGTCGTGCTGCCCGATGCGAATCGTGAGCAGACGCTGAACGCTTTGGCCGGCGCGGGATTCGGTGCGGCCGGACAGCGCTGCATGGCGACTTCGGTGGTCGTGCTGGTGGGCGCCGCGCAGCAATGGTTGCCGGAGCTGGTGGTGAAGGCGAAGACGCTCAAGGTCAACGCGGGCAACGAACCGGGCACGGACATCGGCCCGGTCGTGTCGCGCGCGGCGAAGCAGCGCATTCTCGGTTTGATCGAAACGGGTGTGAAAGAAGGCGCCACGCTGGCGCTGGACGGCCGCGACGTGAAAGTGCCGGGCTACGAGCAAGGCAACTTCATCGGCCCGACGGTCTTTACCGACGTCACCACCGAAATGGAAATCTATCGCCAGGAAATCTTCGGCCCCGTGCTGCTGGTGTTGAGCGTCGCCACGCTCGACGACGCGATCGAACTCGTCAACCGCAATCCGTTCGGCAATGGCGTGGGCCTTTTCACGCAGAGCGGCGCGGCGGCGCGCAAGTTCCAGAGCGAGATCGATATCGGCCAGGTCGGCATCAACATTCCGATTCCGGTGCCGGTGCCGTTCTTCAGCTTCACCGGTTCGCGCGGCTCGAAGCTCGGCGACCTCGGCCCGTACGGTAAACAGGTCGTGCAGTTCTACACGCAGACCAAGACCGTCACCGCCCGCTGGTTCGACGACGACACCGTGAACGACGGTGTGAACACGACCATCAGCCTGCGCTGA
- a CDS encoding AMP-binding protein, which yields MTAAKAFFEARDLLLRHRTDYDRAYREFAWPALGEFNWALDYFDVIARNNDNPALWIVDDPAGDGLRLSYAQMSERSARMANFLRGVGVGRGDRLLLMLPNRVELWDVMLAAMKLGAIVLPATTQLSADDVRDRVQIGGAKFVVVDSAELAKFDTLETPLTRLSVGSPREGWIDLAAAYDAPPQFTPQGVTHATDPMLLYFTSGTTSKPKLVEHTHQSYPVGHLSTMYWIGLQPNDIHWNISSPGWAKHAWSCFFAPWNAQACVFVFNFPRFVAKDTLNVLVRCNVTTLCAPPTVWRMLVQEHLTDYPVKLREIVGAGEPLNPEIIERVKHAWGITIRDGFGQTETTCQIGNSPGQPVVPGSMGRPLPGYRIELLDADDQPVTEGEIALPLAERPLGLMTGYANNANATAQAMRNGFYRTSDVALRRDDGYYVYVGRADDVFKSSDYRLSPFELESVLIEHEAIGEAAVVPSADALRLSVPKAFVTVRQGYEAGPELARAVFAFSREKLAPYKRIRRLQFSELPKTISGKIRRVELRRREMERAAEPARLPGEYWEEDFPDLR from the coding sequence ATGACAGCAGCAAAAGCTTTTTTCGAAGCGCGCGACCTGCTATTGCGCCATCGAACCGACTACGACCGCGCGTACCGCGAATTCGCGTGGCCGGCACTGGGCGAGTTCAACTGGGCGCTCGACTACTTCGACGTGATCGCGCGTAATAACGACAATCCCGCGCTGTGGATCGTCGACGACCCCGCCGGCGACGGCCTGCGCCTGTCGTACGCGCAGATGTCGGAGCGTTCGGCGCGCATGGCGAATTTCCTGCGCGGTGTGGGCGTGGGCCGCGGCGACCGTCTGCTGCTGATGTTGCCGAACCGCGTCGAACTCTGGGACGTGATGCTCGCGGCCATGAAGCTCGGCGCGATCGTGCTGCCCGCCACCACCCAGCTTTCCGCCGACGACGTGCGCGACCGCGTGCAGATCGGCGGCGCGAAGTTCGTCGTGGTGGATAGCGCGGAGCTGGCTAAATTCGATACGCTCGAGACGCCGCTCACGCGTCTGTCGGTCGGCTCACCGCGCGAGGGCTGGATCGATCTGGCGGCGGCCTACGACGCGCCGCCGCAATTCACGCCGCAAGGCGTCACGCACGCCACCGACCCGATGCTGCTGTACTTCACGTCGGGTACGACCTCGAAGCCCAAACTCGTCGAACACACGCATCAAAGCTACCCGGTCGGCCATCTGTCGACGATGTACTGGATCGGCCTGCAACCGAACGACATTCATTGGAATATCAGCTCGCCGGGTTGGGCCAAGCACGCGTGGAGCTGTTTTTTCGCGCCGTGGAATGCACAGGCCTGCGTGTTCGTCTTCAACTTCCCGCGCTTCGTGGCGAAAGACACGCTGAACGTGCTGGTGCGTTGCAACGTCACCACGCTGTGCGCGCCGCCCACGGTGTGGCGCATGCTCGTGCAGGAGCATCTCACCGACTACCCGGTCAAGCTGCGCGAGATCGTCGGCGCTGGCGAGCCGTTGAATCCCGAGATCATCGAGCGGGTGAAACACGCGTGGGGCATTACGATTCGCGACGGCTTCGGTCAGACCGAGACCACCTGCCAGATCGGCAACTCGCCGGGGCAGCCTGTCGTGCCCGGTTCGATGGGACGTCCGCTGCCGGGCTACAGAATCGAGTTGCTCGATGCCGACGATCAGCCCGTTACCGAAGGCGAAATCGCGCTGCCGCTGGCCGAGCGGCCGCTCGGCCTGATGACCGGCTATGCGAACAATGCCAACGCCACCGCGCAGGCCATGCGCAACGGTTTCTACCGCACGTCCGACGTGGCGCTGCGCCGTGACGATGGCTATTACGTCTATGTGGGCCGCGCCGACGACGTGTTCAAGTCGTCTGATTACCGTCTGAGTCCGTTTGAACTCGAAAGCGTGCTGATCGAACACGAGGCGATCGGCGAAGCCGCCGTGGTGCCGAGCGCCGACGCGCTGCGTCTGTCGGTGCCCAAAGCGTTCGTCACCGTGCGCCAGGGCTACGAAGCCGGGCCCGAACTCGCGCGCGCCGTGTTCGCGTTTTCGCGCGAAAAACTCGCACCGTACAAGCGGATTCGCCGCCTGCAATTCAGCGAGCTGCCCAAGACCATCTCCGGCAAGATCCGCCGCGTCGAATTGCGGCGCCGCGAAATGGAGCGCGCGGCCGAACCCGCTCGCTTGCCCGGCGAGTATTGGGAAGAGGATTTCCCGGATCTGCGTTGA